The following nucleotide sequence is from Pandoraea thiooxydans.
ATCGAGCGCCACCGCCTCGTCATCGACCAGCGCACGGCCGCAGCCCGCACCCATGCGCACCGAGGCGCGCAGCAGCGCGCCGGTTTTCATCCGGTGCATCGTCTCGAGCTGATCCCGCGTGAGCCGCTTGCCGACGCTCTCCAGGTCGATCGCCTGGCCGCCGGCCATGCCCAGCGAGCCACTCGCCAACGCCAACTCGTGAACCAGCGCGGCCGTCTGCCCCGCGGCCAATGCCGGCACCGGCTCGCTCAGCAGCACGAATGCCTGAGTCTGCAGCGCATCGCCCACCAGCAATGCGGTAGCCTCGTCATACTGCACATGCACGGTGGGCTTGCCGCGACGCAACGCGTCGTCATCCATGCAGGGCAAGTCGTCGTGCACCAATGAATACGCGTGAATCATCTCGAGCGCGCAAGCCGCGCGATCGAGCACTTCCGGCAAAGCCTGCATCAATTCGCCCGCCGCATGGCACAGCAGCGGCCTGACACGCTTGCCGCCGCCCAGCACGGCATAGCGCATCGCCTCATGCAGGCGCGCGGGATGCATTGCTGCCGGGGGCAACCATTGATCGAGCGCAGCTTCGGTACGAGCCTGGATCGCCTTGGTCCAGGTGGAAAATTCATCTTTTGACGTCATTGATCTGTTCTATTCATCCGCCGGTGCGGTATCGAGCGGTTCGAGAGTGTCGTTTTCGAGGACTTTGACCTGCTGCTCGACGCGCGCCAGCATGCCCTGACAGTATTTCACCAGTTCCGCGCCGCGCCGATACGCCGTCAGGGATGCCTCCAACCCCAACTCGCCACTTTCCATACGCCCCACCAGCTCCTCGAGCTCGGCCAGGGCGGCCTCGTAACTGCGGGGCGCTTCAGACGGCTGTGCCTGAGTCGATGTCACGGTCTTCGCCATGGATCTAAAAATTCGGATCGAATATTCCATTTTACGGCAAAGCGGCGCCAACCGCAGGCCAGTTTGACATATGTCACCCAATCCGCAAAGACGGTTCCGAGCACCGATTTACCGTACCAGGACTTTTACTCCTGCCACACAAGCCTGCACTGGCAAGCGCCATCGGCCAGCGGGATGTCCCTCGCCAACGCCCAGCGGCTGCGCTCACGGCATTCGATTAGAGGACAACGTTCAATGTTTGTGATGCGTGAGCCGGTCCCTCCCGCAGCACGCCGGTCATATCCCGC
It contains:
- a CDS encoding polyprenyl synthetase family protein: MTSKDEFSTWTKAIQARTEAALDQWLPPAAMHPARLHEAMRYAVLGGGKRVRPLLCHAAGELMQALPEVLDRAACALEMIHAYSLVHDDLPCMDDDALRRGKPTVHVQYDEATALLVGDALQTQAFVLLSEPVPALAAGQTAALVHELALASGSLGMAGGQAIDLESVGKRLTRDQLETMHRMKTGALLRASVRMGAGCGRALVDDEAVALDAYASAIGLAFQVVDDILDATTDSATLGKTAGKDAANDKPTYVSLLGLAEARVLAEDLRRDAHAAIREFGSAAARLRSLADLVVDRIN
- a CDS encoding exodeoxyribonuclease VII small subunit, translated to MAKTVTSTQAQPSEAPRSYEAALAELEELVGRMESGELGLEASLTAYRRGAELVKYCQGMLARVEQQVKVLENDTLEPLDTAPADE